In Macadamia integrifolia cultivar HAES 741 chromosome 12, SCU_Mint_v3, whole genome shotgun sequence, the following are encoded in one genomic region:
- the LOC122058161 gene encoding protein TRANSPORT INHIBITOR RESPONSE 1-like, producing the protein MAYLFPEEVLEHVFSFIHSYKDRNAISLVCKSWYEIERWCRRRIFIGNCYAVSPGITIRRFPELRSVSLKGKPHFADYNLVPHGWGANMYPWVVAMAQAYPWLEELRLKRMVVTDDTLELISHSFKNFKVLVLSSCEGFTTYGLAAIAANCRNLRELDLLETEVNDVSGNWLSHFPESCTSLVSLNFACLEGEVSFSALERLVGRCTNLRTLRLNQAVPLDKLANLLCRAPQLVDLGTGIYSAEVRPELYSKLASAFAGCKELKSLSGLWEVVPAYLPAIYPVCSGLTSLNLSYATIQSMDLIKLVSQCQNLQRLLVLDYIEDSGLGALAASCKDLRELRVFPSDPYGVEQNVSLTEQGLVSVSEGCPKLHSVLYFCRQMSNAALFTIARNRPNMTRFRLCILEPHTPDYLTLQPLDAGFGAIVEHCKDLRRLSLSGLLTDRVFEYIGTHAKKLQMLSVAFAGDSDLGLHHVLSGCESLRKLEIRDCPFGDKAFLANASKLETMRSLWMSSCSVSFGACKLLGQKKQRLNVEVIDERGPPDSRADDSPVERLYAYRSVAGPRLDRPNFVWTIDENSPMRLS; encoded by the exons ATGGCGTATTtgtttcctgaagaggttctGGAGCATGTTTTCTCGTTTATTCATTCTTACAAGGATAGAAATGCTATTTCTCTTGTCTGCAAGTCTTGGTACGAGATCGAACGATGGTGTAGGCGTCGGATCTTTATCGGTAACTGTTATGCCGTGAGTCCGGGGATTACCATCAGGAGATTTCCAGAGCTACGATCTGTGTCATTGAAAGGGAAACCTCATTTTGCTGATTATAATCTGGTTCCACATGGATGGGGAGCTAATATGTACCCTTGGGTTGTGGCTATGGCTCAAGCTTATCCTTGGTTGGAGGAGCTGAGGCTGAAGCGTATGGTGGTAACGGATGATACTTTGGAACTGATTTCTCATTCGTTTAAGAACTTTAAGGTTTTGGTTCTCTCATCCTGTGAGGGTTTCACTACTTACGGACTCGCCGCCATTGCTGCCAATTGCAG GAATCTGAGAGAGTTAGACTTGCTGGAGACTGAAGTGAATGATGTGAGTGGAAATTGGCTCAGCCATTTCCCTGAGTCATGTACTTCACTGGTTTCCCTTAACTTTGCATGCCTGGAGGGGGAGGTGAGCTTCTCTGCCCTGGAACGTCTGGTGGGAAGGTGCACCAACTTGAGGACCCTTAGGCTAAACCAAGCTGTGCCTCTTGACAAGCTTGCCAACCTCCTCTGCCGGGCCCCTCAGCTGGTTGATCTAGGTACAGGGATCTACTCAGCTGAGGTCCGCCCCGAATTATACTCAAAGCTCGCAAGTGCCTTTGCAGGCTGCAAGGAGCTTAAAAGCCTCTCTGGGTTATGGGAGGTGGTCCCTGCTTATCTTCCAGCTATCTACCCTGTTTGTAGTGGACTCACATCGTTGAACTTGAGCTATGCTACTATCCAAAGCATGGATCTTATCAAGCTTGTTAGCCAGTGTCAGAATCTGCAGCGGTTGTTG GTACTGGATTACATCGAAGATAGTGGCCTTGGTGCTCTTGCAGCATCTTGCAAGGACCTGCGGGAACTGAGAGTATTTCCTTCAGACCCGTATGGTGTAGAGCAGAATGTCTCACTAACAGAACAGGGTCTTGTCTCTGTTTCTGAGGGCTGCCCCAAGCTTCATTCAGTGCTCTACTTCTGCCGCCAAATGTCCAACGCTGCCTTATTTACCATTGCTAGAAACCGTCCCAACATGACTCGTTTCCGTCTATGCATTCTTGAGCCTCATACACCTGATTACCTTACCCTACAGCCCCTTGATGCGGGCTTCGGTGCTATTGTGGAGCACTGCAAGGATCTCAGGCGCCTTTCCCTCTCTGGTCTCCTCACAGATCGAGTATTTGAGTACATTGGCACTCATGCTAAGAAGCTTCAGATGCTGTCAGTGGCCTTCGCTGGGGATAGTGACTTGGGACTCCATCATGTGCTGTCCGGGTGTGAGAGCCTCCGGAAGCTAGAGATCCGGGACTGCCCCTTTGGTGACAAAGCTTTCTTGGCCAATGCATCAAAGCTGGAGACAATGCGATCCCTTTGGATGTCTTCATGCTCTGTTAGTTTTGGAGCTTGTAAGCTATTGGGTCAGAAGAAGCAAAGGCTCAATGTGGAGGTTATTGACGAGAGGGGACCACCGGATTCTAGGGCAGATGACAGTCCTGTTGAAAGGCTTTATGCCTACCGATCAGTTGCAGGGCCTAGATTAGACAGGCCAAACTTTGTTTGGACAATTGATGAGAACTCTCCCATGAGGCTTTCTTAG